The genomic window GGACCAGCCCGAGCTGGCCAAGTACGTCAGCGAGACACCGCTGCCCGCGTCGCTGCGGGTGAAGATGAAGAACGCGGAGCTGTATCCGCAGATCTACGAGAAGTTCTATGAGCGGCCCGGTGTCGGCATGGTGCGCAACGACAAGGACATCGTGGACCGGCTGGTCAGCCTGTTCGACGGACTACGCAACGCCGCCTTCGGACTCGCCGTGCTGCAAGCGCTCGCCGCGCTGCTGCTGATCGCGAACATGGTGCAGATCGCCGCGTTCACCCGCCGCACCGAGGTCGGCATCATGCGGTTGGTCGGCGCGACCCGCTGGTACACCCAGCTACCGTTCCTGCTGGAAGCGGTCGTCGCCGCACTGGCCGGTTCGCTGGTCGCGGTGATCGGACTGCTCATCGCACGGCCACTGGTGATCGATCGAGCGCTCGGCGATCTGTTCTCCAGCAAGGTCTTCCCACGCATCACCGGCGACGACATCGCAATGGTGGCATTGGTGATCGCACCCGTCGGCATCGTCTTCGCCGCGCTGACCGCGTACGGAACGTTGCGGTACTACGTGCGCGAATAACGCCGACGCTGTTCAGCGCGAGCCAGTCCGGGAGTCCCGGGCTGGCTCGTACTGTCTCTGGCGGTCAGTGGGCGGCCTGCTCTTCGGGCAACGTCTCACGGATGCTGGCGCGCTTCAGCGCAAGCAGTTCACGCTGCCGTTCGAGTTCGGCGATCTTGTTGTCCAAATCGCTGCACCGGCTTTCGACGATGTCCACTACCTTGTCGCAGGACTGAATCCAGGTGCCGTGCTCCCTCGAGCAGGGCAGTAGGCCGCGGATGTCCTCAGTGGACAGACCGGCGGCCAGCATCTCCCGGATATAGCCGACGTGTTCCGGCGCGTCGTCGAGGTAGGACCGGTAGCCGAGGGCGTCGCGCCGCGGTTGCAGCAGACCCTGCTCCTCGTAGTACCTGAGTAGGCGGGTGCTCACGCCGGTGCGGCGCGCCAATTCGCCGATCAACATATGACCCCGCTCACCCTCGCCTTGCCTTCACACTCATGTGAATTCCTAACTTGGCCGACATGACAGCAATTCCCCTACGGACCACCGTCACC from Nocardia iowensis includes these protein-coding regions:
- a CDS encoding MerR family transcriptional regulator — protein: MLIGELARRTGVSTRLLRYYEEQGLLQPRRDALGYRSYLDDAPEHVGYIREMLAAGLSTEDIRGLLPCSREHGTWIQSCDKVVDIVESRCSDLDNKIAELERQRELLALKRASIRETLPEEQAAH
- the ftsX gene encoding permease-like cell division protein FtsX — protein: MRASFLFSEVFAGLRRNVTMTIAMILTVAVSLTMLGGGLLAVRIADKTEQYFLDRLEVRLYLTEDVSANDPDCSRDPCKTLMADLKSTTDVESVQYLSRDDAVREAKEKTFKDQPELAKYVSETPLPASLRVKMKNAELYPQIYEKFYERPGVGMVRNDKDIVDRLVSLFDGLRNAAFGLAVLQALAALLLIANMVQIAAFTRRTEVGIMRLVGATRWYTQLPFLLEAVVAALAGSLVAVIGLLIARPLVIDRALGDLFSSKVFPRITGDDIAMVALVIAPVGIVFAALTAYGTLRYYVRE